Part of the Pseudodesulfovibrio mercurii genome is shown below.
TCTCCAACGTGCCCTTCGAGAAGGTCGGCTTCCAGACCCTGCCGACCCGGCCCATGCCGCAGACCACGGAGACCATCCAGAGCGCGCTGTTCAGCTACCTGTGGTCCCCCCTGGCCCTGTTCGGGGTCCTCGGGGCGGTCATGGGCGCGACCTCGCGCAAGCACAACAAGGAGGGCGGTGATGACGCATAAGCCCCAACCCGTGGACCGGCCCTTCTGGACGCCCGGCGTGCTGGTCATGCTGGCCCTGATGATCGCGGCCGCCCTGACCCTCGTCGTGCGCTACACCTACGGGCTGGCCGCCGTGACCAACCTGAACAACCACTACCCGTGGGGCATCTGGATCGGCCTGGACGTGGCCTCGGGCGTGGCCCTGGCCGCGGGCGGCTTCACCACCGCCTTCCTGGCGCACATCCTGGGCCGCCACTACTACGAGGCCGTGACCCGGCCCGCGCTGCTGACCGCAGCCCTCGGCTACACCTTCGTGGCCCTGGCCGTGTTCTTCGACATCGGCCGGTCCTGGGCCATCTGGAAGCCGATCGTCTACCAGAACCATACCTCGGCCCTGTTCGAGGTGGCCATGTGCGTGATGACCTACGTGACCGTGCTGTGGATCGAGTTCATCCCGGTCCTGGCCGAGCGGCTGGGCGGGAAGATCAAGCTCCTGGCCTTCCTGGACCGCATCCTGGACAAGACCATGTGGGTCTTCATCATCCTCGGGGTGGTGCTGTCCTGCATGCACCAGTCCAGCCTGGGCACCCTGATGGTCATCGCGCCGACCAAGACGTCGCCCCTGTGGGCCACGCCGCTGCAACCGCTGCTGTTCCTGACCTCGGCCTTCGCCGTGGGCTATCCCATGGTCATCGTGGAGACGACCATCGCCACCTCCTCCCTCAGGCTGGAGTCGGAGATGAACGTGCTCTCGCCGCTGTCCAGGATCACCATCCTGCTGCTCGGCGTGTACATGGCCCTCAAGGTCGGGGACCTGATCTCGCGCGGGGCGTACACGACCCTGCTGGACGGCTCGGCCCAGAGCAACTCCTTCCTGGTGGAGGTGGGGCTCGGGGTGATCCTGCCCTGGCTCATGCTGCTCGTCCCGGCGGTGCGCCGCTCGCGCAGGTGGCTGTTCATCGCGGCCCTGCTCATCGTCTCGGGCGTGATGCTCAACCGGTTCAACGTGTTCGTGGTTTCCTTCAAGGCCCCGTATGCGAACTACCCGTACTACCCGGCCATCGGCGAGATACTCGTCACCGCCGGAGCCGTGGCCACGATCTTCTTCCTCTACCGGCTGATTGTGACCTGGTTCCCGGTGCTTTCCGCCCAACGACAGGAGGTTTCCCAATGATGAGGGAGATGAAGAGACTCGGGTGGCTGGCCATCGTGGTCGCGGCCGTGGTCCTGGCGGGGCTGACGCCCTCCCGGGCCGCCACCGCGCCCGGCGCGGCCGCCGAACCCCCGGCCAAGTCCCGCAAGGACCTGACCCCCATGCCCGAGGGCTGGTCGCCCGCCGACGAGGTCAAGGCGGAGAAGGTGGCCCGCGAGGCCTACCCGTTCGTGGAGAAGGTCCTCAAGGAGGACCTGGTCCTGCGCCAGCAGCGGCTGCGCAAGCTAGGCATCGGGCCCAAGGACATCAAGCACAGCTACTTCCTGCTCGACAGTCCGCTGGTGGACACCTACGAGCGCAAGTACGAGCCCGTGCGGTTCATGCATGCCAAGCATGCGGCCGCCCTGGGCGGCGACTGTGCCTCCTGCCACCACTACCGCCCCGAGGACCCCAAGGCCTCGGAGACCGTGGCCTGTCGTTCCTGCCACCAGGACTCCTTCTCGGCCGAGCATCCCGAACGCATCGGGCTGAAGGCCGCCTACCACATGCAGTGCATGAACTGTCATGAGAAGATGAAGAAGGGTCCGGTCAGCTGCGAAGGCTGCCACACCAAGCGCCCGGTGGACCACAAGGAGCTGGTCAAGCTCCCGGAGAACCCCACCCCGCAACAGGTGACCCAGGAATGCCTGCGCTGCCACGAGCAGGCGGGCGAGGACATGCTCGACTCGGCCCATTGGCTGTGGCGCGGCCCGTCCCCGTACACGGTGGAACACAGACAGAGCGTCATGTCCGGAAAGGGGACCACGACGCTCAACAACTTCTGAATATCCCCCATCAGCAACGAGGCTCGTTGCACATCATGCCATGCGGGATACGGTTGGAAGGACTCCACCTTTGACTTCAAGAATATGAACAACCTCGACTGCCTGGTCTGTCACGACACCACGGGCAGCTACAAGAAGGCCCCGCCCGCGGCGGGCATGCCCGACCCCAAGGTGGACCTGCTCTACGTGGCCGGGAACGTC
Proteins encoded:
- the nrfD gene encoding NrfD/PsrC family molybdoenzyme membrane anchor subunit, with protein sequence MTHKPQPVDRPFWTPGVLVMLALMIAAALTLVVRYTYGLAAVTNLNNHYPWGIWIGLDVASGVALAAGGFTTAFLAHILGRHYYEAVTRPALLTAALGYTFVALAVFFDIGRSWAIWKPIVYQNHTSALFEVAMCVMTYVTVLWIEFIPVLAERLGGKIKLLAFLDRILDKTMWVFIILGVVLSCMHQSSLGTLMVIAPTKTSPLWATPLQPLLFLTSAFAVGYPMVIVETTIATSSLRLESEMNVLSPLSRITILLLGVYMALKVGDLISRGAYTTLLDGSAQSNSFLVEVGLGVILPWLMLLVPAVRRSRRWLFIAALLIVSGVMLNRFNVFVVSFKAPYANYPYYPAIGEILVTAGAVATIFFLYRLIVTWFPVLSAQRQEVSQ